GTTCACCTTCCCGGCGCTGCAGGGACTGATGCCGCAACTCGTGGACCGCACCGAACTCCAGCAGGCGAACGCGCTGAACGGCCTGAGCCGCAACATCACCATGATCGGCGGCGGGGCGGTGGGTGGTGCGCTGGTCGGCTTCCTCGGACCCGGTTGGGGGCTGGCCGTGGACGCGGTGACGTTCGGAGTGGCGGCGGTGCTGATCTCCCGGCTCCGGCTGGCCCGGGTCCCCCGCGAGCCTCAGCAGCGGTCCTCCACCTGGACCGACCTGCGGGTGGGCTGGCAGGAGTTCGTGTCCAGGCGCTGGGTCTGGGTGATCGTCGCGGCGTTCAGCGTGTTCAACGCGGTGACCGCGGGCGCCGTCCAGACCCTCGGACCGGTCATCGCCGACGAGACCTTCGGCCGGGTGGGCTGGGGACTGGTGCAGTCGGCGGGCGGTGTGGGCCTGGTGGTCGGCGCACTCGTCATGCTGCGCTGGCGGCCGCGCAGGCCGCTCGTGGTCGGCATGCTCGGCTGCGGGGTCGCGGTGATCGAGCTTCTGGTGCTGGGGTTGTCGCCCACCCTCGCGCCCCTGCTCGCGATCGGTTTCCTGGTCGGCGTCGGCACCGACCTGTTCGGCATCGGCTGGGAGACCGCGTTGCAGGAACACGTCCCGACCGAACGGCTGTCCCGGGTCGCCTCCTACGACATGCTGGGGTCGCTGGTCGCCGTGCCGGTCGGGCAGCTCACCGCCGGGCCGCTGGCCGCGGTGTTCGGCGCTTCCGATGTGGTGGTGGGTGGCGCCGTCGTCCTCGCGGTGGTCGTGACGCTGACCGTCGCGGACTCCTCCGTACGTGGGCTGCGCCGAACGCCCACCACTGCGCGAGTCGACACCCCGGCGTAGGCCCGCGTCTGTTCCGGGGTCACTGGTAGGAGACGAACAGCGGGGCCGGGTCGACGTCCATGGTCTGCCGCGGGGTGAACGTCGGGCTGTCCGCCCGGTAGAAGTTCTTCCATCCCCACCGGACGCCCGCCGGGGCGTCGCGGTGCAGCGTCTTCCAGGTCTCGAACTTCTGGCCGGGAGTGCCGAACCCGTCGGCGTGGATGAGGACCTGGATGTCGTCGTAGCCGGTGCGTACGTCGGACCGGTTCTTGATCATGCTCAGCTTGAACTGGTGCAGGATCAGCAGCTTCTGTGGCAGGTGGTGCGTCCGGGTGAAGTCGGCCAGCCATTCGGTCGTCCGGTTGATCTCGGCGGCCTGGACCGACCCGATCACCTTCATCGGCCGCTCGGGCGGCACGAGCCGCCACTCCGGGTCCAGCGCCAGGCCGACGTTCGGCAGCGCGAGCAGCGGGGCGTACTGCTTGGCCTGGGTCAGGAAGTCGGTGTAGCCGGGCTGCAGGTCCAGCACGACGTACAGGCCCTCCCGGTGCGCGGCGTCGACCCACGGCCGCAGCTTGCTGACCGGCGCCTCGCTGGAGTAGTTGCCGTCCGCTCCGGCGGAGGCGGAGGACACGGTGGTGATGATCTCGAAGGCGGGTACGACCTTCTCCTTGCTCAGCGGCTGGTAGTCGGCCGCGACCCGCTTGGCCCGGGCGATGGCGTCGGCGAGCGGCTGCTGCCCGAGCGAGCCGAGCGCCGAGCTGCCCGGGTGGCCGTAGAGCGCCACCATGCGCCGGCCGGGGAACAGCAGTTGGCCGCCGCCGGGCAACTGGACCCCGGTCGCGGCCACGGCAACGCGGTCGCGCAGCTGGTCGGCGGTCCCGAACGCACTGCCCAGCGCGAGGACCCGGGGCGCACCGTCCTTGGCGAGTGCGGTGATCGCACTGCCGTCGGCGCGCGGGTCGGCCGTGCTGGTCCGCACCACCCGCGCACCGCCGGCGCGCGCAGTCGCCGTGGCCGCCTGGCCTGCGGGCTGGTCGAGTGCGAGGACCACCAGATCCTTCAGAGGGGCGGGCGGTCGGATCCCGGCCACGGCGTCGCCGGACGCGTTCGGTGCCACCGTCGGCGACGGCGACGCAGCTGGATGCTGTCGCGCCCACGCCGTGGCCCTGGCACCCACCGGCAGGACCGTGCGTACCTTCAGCCGGCTCAGCTCGGCGCGCACCGCGTCTCCGGCCGCACTGCTTCCGGTGGCACCGCCTCCGGCCGCCGGAGTGACCAGCAGGGGTACGCCGAGCCGTTCGGCGGTCTCGGTGGCCTTGGCGAGGCCGGCCCGGTCGCCGTCGGCAACCAGGACCGCGGCCGGTGACCGCTGATAGAGAGCCCGGCTCGCGCCGAGTGCCAGCTGTGCCGCGGTCGTTCCGGCGACCACCGTGGTCGCGTCCTTCGGCACGGCGGTGACGGCCTGCACCTGCTTCGGACCCGCGTCGGCATTGCCACCCGCGTCCGCCCCCGCGCCCGCCTTCGGGCCGCCACCTGCATCGCCACGCTGCTCCGTCGCCCCCGATGTACACCCGGCGACCGCTAGCACGCCGACGAGCACGGCCATCAGCAGACGCGAGCGACTCCGGGCAGGGATCGCCCGGGCCGCGCCCGTCCACCGACCGCAGCCCCCGTTGAAGATCATGGCCCGAGCCTAACGGTCGCATGCGGTAGGCGGGCGCGCACACGCCGCCGCACCGGCCGAACGCCGACGCCTCGATTCCGGGCTCACTCCGGGCTCACTCCGGGCTCACTCCGTTGGCGCCCCGGTGATGCTCGTACCTTGCTTGGTCAGCGTGTAGTCGACGACCTCACCACTCCAGAAGTGGAACCGCAGGTGCACCACGCCGTCGTCGAGTTCGGCGAAGAACGCCGGCAGCAGCCTGATCTCGCCGGTGTCGTAGGAGGGAACGAAGGACGCACCGAACTCCTTGTAGGACGTCCAGTTCGCCGGTCCAGCGTTGCTCCCGTCGGGGTAGACGGCCTCCATCGTGGCCAGCCGGTCGCCGTTGAACGCGGTCGGGACGGCGAATGTGCCCGACGTACCCGTCGCCGCCCTCACCATCGGCCGGTCCACCACCACGACCTCGAACTTCCAGGTCGAGCCGGCGGAGAACCTCGCGGTCAGGACGGCGTTCGTGCCGTAGGCTCCGCCCTCGGTCAGCGACGCCAGCAGGCCTGCACGGAACGTCAGCCGGTCACCGTCCAGCACGTAGTACCGCCCGGCCCGCAGCACCCGGTCGGCGTACTCGATCCGGACCAGCCGGTTGCCGTTGAGGTTCAGGGTGACCGACTGGTCGGCGGGTGCCGCGCCCTTGCCCACGAACACCAGGTCGCTGCTCGCGGTGGACGAACGCGCCACCCAGCTCGTCCGCATCACGTCGTAGAGGTCGGTGTCGCGCCACCGGTAGGCGACCCGGTCGAAGTGCTGGCCGTTGTCCCACAACATCGTGGTGATGTGCCGCTGCCGGGCGTAGTAGCCGAGGTACTCGAAGAACTTCAGCTTCTCGCCCTGCTCGATCGTGCCGGTGAACTTGTCGAAACCCAACAGGCCGTACTCCCCCAACACGACCGGGATGCCGGCCGCGACCAGCGTGTCGTGCACCCGGTCGAAGGCGTCGGTCAGGTCCTGCTCAGCGGCGTCGTCGAAGCGGGTGCCACCGGCGACGTTCACGCTGAACGGGTAGTACCCGTAGTAGTGCACGGTGGCGATGATCCGGTTGTCGTGCAGCGTGTCGATGGTCTTCTTCAGTTCGTCCAGGCGGGCCTGTGACGGCGAGCCGGTGAGCGTGGGCAGCACCAGCGGCCGGTCGGCGTTGCGCCCGCCGGAGTCGCGCACGATCTGGTGGAACGACGTGTTCAGCTCGTCCAGCCACCGGAAGTACTCCGGCGCGTCGGCGTTCCAGTCGCCGGAGAAGCGCGGCTCGTTGATGCTCTCCAGCATCAGCCGGTCCGGCTTGTCCCGCAGCCGCTCGGCGATCTGCGTCCAGCCCGCGCGGTACTTCGCCAGCACCTCGTCGTGCTTCGCCGGCATCTCGATGACCCAGGTGCTCGAGTCGTGGTGCATGTTGACCATCACGTAGAAACCGGTCTGCAACGCCCAGTCCACGACCTGTTCCACCCGGTCCAGGTAGGCCGGGTCGATCGTGTAGTCGGGCGCGGGACCCATGTGCTGGAACCACGTCACCGGAATCCGGATGCTGCGGTAGCCCTGCGCCCTCAGCTTCTGCAGGAACTCCCTCGTCACCCGCGGGTTGCCCCACGACGTCTCGTCCGGGCCGGTGGAGTCGAAGGTGTTGCCGAGGTTCCATCCCGGCTGCATGGCGTCGACATAGGCCTGCAGGTCACCGGCCTGCGCTGCGTTGACCTGCGCGGCGCTGGCCTGTGCGTCACTGGCCTGCGCGTCGTTGGCTGACATGGCACGTCCCTGGGCGAGAGCGGGTCCGCCGGCGGACGACAACGCCAGGGCCAGTGCGATCGTGAACACCGCGACAAGGGCCTGCCTGGTACGTCCGAACATGCGGCACGACCTTTCCGGTGGACCTTTCCCGGACACGAACGCACCGGAGCGTAGTTACGCGTACCCGCTTGTTCCAGGGGTGACGACGTTCCGGGTCGGCCGGGTTCGGCCCTGCGCTCACACGGTCGCGGTGTCCGGGTCCTCCTCGGCCTCCACCACCAGCTCCTCCGCCCACAGCCGGCGCATCTCCGGGCAGGTTTCCAGCAGGTGCGGCAGCGGTCCGCTCCCGACGACCCGGCCGCGGTCGAGCACCACCACCTGGTCGGCGCGTTGCAGCGCCGCCTTTCGGTGGGACACCACCAGTACCGTCTCCGGCCCGCGTCCTTCCTTGGCGGCGTCGGCGATCCGGTCCCACAGCAGATGCTCGGTCTCCACGTCCAGCGCGGACGACAGGTCGTCGACCACCAGCAGGTCGGGATTGCGTACGAGAGCCCGGGCCGCGGTCGCCCGCTGCACCTGGCCGCCGGACAGCCGGACGCCGCGCGGTCCGACCACCGTCTCCAGCCCTTCGGGCATCTCGGCGAGGTCGCGCTCCAGCGCGGCCAGCCGCATCGCGCCGGCGAGGGTCTCGGCGTCGGCGGGCCAGCCCAGCAGGAGGTTCTCCTGTAGTGAGTCCGAGAACAGCCGCGGCACCTGTCCGGCGTAGGCGACCCGCCCGGGCACCAGGAACGTGCCCGGGTCGTCCACCTGTTCGTCGTTCCAGCGCACCATGCCGGAGGTGGCCGGCAGCAGACCGAGCAGCGCCCGCACCAGCGTCGTCTTGCCCGCGCCGACGGCGCCGGTGACGACGGTGAAGGATCCGCGTTCGACCCGCAGGTCGACATCACTGATCCCGCCGGCGCCGTCGTGGTGGCGTACGGTCAGCCCGCGTACCTCCAGGGAGCGCAGCCGGTCACCTGCCCCGGCCCGGTCCGGCACCTCGGTGAGCACCGGCGGGGGCTCTTCGTCGAACCACACCTGACTGTGCCGGGCCAGGTCGTCGGCGGTCTCGTGGTCGGCCATCAGCCGGGTGAGCCGCTCGGTGGCGACCGCGCCCTGGGGGATGCGGTAGAGCATCCGGCCGAGGATGCGCGGCAGCATGGTCAGCCAGCCGACGTAGCTGGTGAACAACGCCAGGTCGCCGACGGTGAAGTCGCCGCGCCGCATCGCCGGTGCGGCCAGCAGCAGCACCAGGCCGATGCTCACCTCGACGGTCGCACCGGTGACCGTGTCCAGCATGTCCATCGCCAACCGGTCCTTGACGGCGGCCTGACGTCGGCGCCGGTTGTGCGCCCGCAGCCGGTCCAGGACGGCG
This window of the Actinopolymorpha sp. NPDC004070 genome carries:
- a CDS encoding MFS transporter, whose protein sequence is MIDRHSLAPLRHRRFRYFLGARFSTLLGSAIAPIAVAFAVLDLTHSPSALGMVLAARTIPMVVLVLFGGVLADRIRRDVVLLTANLLCFGTQSLAAILLLTGTADIWQIAAIEAVNGAAAAFTFPALQGLMPQLVDRTELQQANALNGLSRNITMIGGGAVGGALVGFLGPGWGLAVDAVTFGVAAVLISRLRLARVPREPQQRSSTWTDLRVGWQEFVSRRWVWVIVAAFSVFNAVTAGAVQTLGPVIADETFGRVGWGLVQSAGGVGLVVGALVMLRWRPRRPLVVGMLGCGVAVIELLVLGLSPTLAPLLAIGFLVGVGTDLFGIGWETALQEHVPTERLSRVASYDMLGSLVAVPVGQLTAGPLAAVFGASDVVVGGAVVLAVVVTLTVADSSVRGLRRTPTTARVDTPA
- a CDS encoding cellulase family glycosylhydrolase, translated to MFGRTRQALVAVFTIALALALSSAGGPALAQGRAMSANDAQASDAQASAAQVNAAQAGDLQAYVDAMQPGWNLGNTFDSTGPDETSWGNPRVTREFLQKLRAQGYRSIRIPVTWFQHMGPAPDYTIDPAYLDRVEQVVDWALQTGFYVMVNMHHDSSTWVIEMPAKHDEVLAKYRAGWTQIAERLRDKPDRLMLESINEPRFSGDWNADAPEYFRWLDELNTSFHQIVRDSGGRNADRPLVLPTLTGSPSQARLDELKKTIDTLHDNRIIATVHYYGYYPFSVNVAGGTRFDDAAEQDLTDAFDRVHDTLVAAGIPVVLGEYGLLGFDKFTGTIEQGEKLKFFEYLGYYARQRHITTMLWDNGQHFDRVAYRWRDTDLYDVMRTSWVARSSTASSDLVFVGKGAAPADQSVTLNLNGNRLVRIEYADRVLRAGRYYVLDGDRLTFRAGLLASLTEGGAYGTNAVLTARFSAGSTWKFEVVVVDRPMVRAATGTSGTFAVPTAFNGDRLATMEAVYPDGSNAGPANWTSYKEFGASFVPSYDTGEIRLLPAFFAELDDGVVHLRFHFWSGEVVDYTLTKQGTSITGAPTE
- a CDS encoding ABC transporter ATP-binding protein, giving the protein MSTPTETTTGPRATRPPVSWRSGVLLVMRRLVGFDLRRYVVGGLLWSLFFVVPLLTGLILKGLFDQISGHSAAGLDTALWLCAAFVAAEAARGGVFWFAVNIWPYWWIGAGTMLRSNALRSILTARGPAASRLPHSSGEAVSRFRDDVEDLVIATDNGVDLIGAVLFGIGAFAIMTSIDPVITVVLVLPLTVVVVLIRVLSEVIRRIHARARELGAAVTAFVGETFAGVLAIKTAGAENAVLDRLRAHNRRRRQAAVKDRLAMDMLDTVTGATVEVSIGLVLLLAAPAMRRGDFTVGDLALFTSYVGWLTMLPRILGRMLYRIPQGAVATERLTRLMADHETADDLARHSQVWFDEEPPPVLTEVPDRAGAGDRLRSLEVRGLTVRHHDGAGGISDVDLRVERGSFTVVTGAVGAGKTTLVRALLGLLPATSGMVRWNDEQVDDPGTFLVPGRVAYAGQVPRLFSDSLQENLLLGWPADAETLAGAMRLAALERDLAEMPEGLETVVGPRGVRLSGGQVQRATAARALVRNPDLLVVDDLSSALDVETEHLLWDRIADAAKEGRGPETVLVVSHRKAALQRADQVVVLDRGRVVGSGPLPHLLETCPEMRRLWAEELVVEAEEDPDTATV